A window from Citrus sinensis cultivar Valencia sweet orange chromosome 3, DVS_A1.0, whole genome shotgun sequence encodes these proteins:
- the LOC102610145 gene encoding uncharacterized protein LOC102610145 isoform X1: MASRFQAATLATAPCYPNAIAWSDENLIAVGSGHLVIILNPALPFGPRGLITIPDCEPYPIGVVKREELLSDCLLSTSLNRDRRPSVRSISWSPIGMASNSGCLLAVCTTEGHVKIYRPPFCDFGAEWIEVVDISDRLYDYLAIINFGEPHISSAEFPEEKTPEHEPIDDLPNSVPRKERKRRRVNTSSVINGRSSKDSDVGSCLSIEMARIVDFTSNKMKDSNTHPTVAASKSKGNSITKIPSNCCLPLITADQYASRSAMLHSLAVAWSPVLRLSSKKYPVPQNGSSNWFSILAVGGRSGKVSLWRICVPKCYSVEDCKVPTTAVLIGLFQAHNSWITSISLAVLSSDSSNPQVLLVTGSSDGSVRIWDGYIQELQKSAEAHCVPFSLLKEVVTVNTVPISVLSLILPVQSPRLMLLAVGKGSGSFDLWKCDISCNKFDKVGSYNAHDQVVTGLAWAFDGCCLYSCSQDNFVRSWIFHGNSLSEVSIPTNTPGLQSCTDLPDAFVSCLGMAVSPGNLVVAMVRNFDLDALDHMYQARAQRSAIEFFWIGGQQLDVLSNTFPKYGHEACPDFSEKELSVWESNILWSLQQYEDLHKPLVVWDLIGALLAFKRSIPQYVECTLLKWLSSLYLGSLSSLYLGSHVGLSMKTVLSHVSKSVSKISSRQLHLINIILRRVILAELKADQINSKLQNLEGIYGSEEEQLTVWMELLLNSEKELRERLVGFSFSAFISLGAYATSTCSQTVYWCPDGIAQMEQWVAHNHEHVRDQLKVLASEVAGSDRRSHPSKYVEEEQCTYCTASVPFDSPEVAVCRGLESSDGDNQKHKLVRCSVSMQVCPATPLWFCKCCQRWTSKLAAESLFTMPRYPDDFKSLIESSVQEETPKPFCPLCGILLQRLQPEFLLSPSPV; this comes from the exons ATGGCTTCACGTTTTCAGGCAGCTACGCTAGCGACCGCTCCGTGCTATCCAAATGCCATCGCGTGGTCCGACGAGAACTTAATTGCCGTTGGTTCTGGTCATCTCGTCATCATTCTG AATCCAGCGTTGCCTTTTGGTCCTAGAGGACTGATCACGATTCCTGATTGTGAACCGTATCCAATTGGAGTGGTGAAAAGAGAAG AGTTACTTAGTGATTGCCTGTTGTCCACTTCTTTAAATCGAGATCGTCGACCTTCTGTTCGATCAATTTCATGGTCTCCTATTGGAATGGCCTCTAACTCAGG GTGCTTGTTAGCTGTTTGCACAACAGAAGGACATGTGAAGATTTATCGCCCTCCATTTTGTGATTTTGGGGCTGAGTGGATTGAG GTCGTAGATATATCGGATAGACTTTATGACTACCTTGCAATTATTAACTTTGGGGAACCACACATTTCTTCTGCAGAATTTCCTGAA GAGAAAACACCAGAGCATgaacctattgatgatttgcCAAACTCTGTACCAAGAAAGGAGCGTAAACGTAGAAGAGTCAACACATCTAGTGTAAT TAATGGTAGAAGTAGCAAGGATTCTGATGTTGGCTCTTGCCTTTCCATTGAAATGGCCAGG aTTGTTGACTTTACATCTAATAAGATGAAAGACAGTAATACTCATCCAACAGTTGCTGCATCTAAATCTAAAGGAAATTCTATCACCAAGATACCAAGTAATTGCTGTCTCCCACTGATAACCGCTGATCAGTATGCCTCTCGCAGTGCAATGTTGCATTCCCTCGCTGTTGCCTGGTCTCCTGTGCTCAGATTATCATCCAAAAAATATCCAGTTCCTCAAAATGGTTCCTCCAACTGGTTCTCAATTCTAGCTGTTGGTGGGAGGTCTGGCAAAGTTTCATTATGGAGAATTTGTGTTCCAAAATGCTATTCGGTCGAGGACTGCAAGGTTCCTACAACAGCAGTGCTCATTGGGCTATTTCAGGCTCATAATTCTTGGATCACTTCCATCAGTTTAGCAGTGCTTTCGTCTGATTCTTCAAATCCTCAAGTTTTATTGGTTACTGGGAGCTCTGATGGAAG tGTGAGGATCTGGGATGGATATATTCAGGAGTTGCAGAAGTCAGCAGAAGCTCACTGTGTTCCATTTTCCCTTTTGAAGGAG GTTGTAACTGTTAATACTGTCCCAATCTCGGTTCTGTCACTCATTTTACCTGTCCAGTCCCCTCGTCTAATGCTCTTAGCAGTTGGCAAAGGATCTGGATCTTTTGATTTGTGGAAATGTGACATAAGTTGTaacaaatttgataaagttGGCTCATACAATGCCCATGATCAAGTT GTTACAGGTTTAGCTTGGGCTTTTGATGGATGTTGTCTCTACAGCTGCAGTCAG GATAATTTTGTGCGTAGCTGGATTTTTCATGGGAATTCTCTCTCTGAAGTATCGATTCCCACAAACACTCCTGGTCTGCAGAGCTGCACTGAT CTTCCAGATGCATTTGTCTCTTGTCTTGGCATGGCCGTGTCTCCTGGAAATCTTGTTGTTGCTATG GTCCGCAATTTCGATCTGGATGCATTAGATCACATGTACCAGGCAAG GGCTCAGAGATCAGCTATTGAGTTCTTCTGGATTGGTGGGCAACAATTAGATGTTTTGTCAAATACTTTTCCAAAGTATGGTCACGAAGCTTGCCCTGATTTTTCCGAGAAGGAATTGTCTGTTTGGGAGTCCAATATTTTGTGGTCTTTGCAACAATATGAAGATTTGCATAAGCCTTTGGTTGTTTGGGATCTTATTGGAGCATTATTGGCCTTCAAAAGGTCTATACCACAATATGTTGAATGTACACTACTTAAGTGGCTCTCATCATTGTATCTAGGATCACTCTCTTCATTATATTTGGGATCACATGTTGGCCTTTCTATGAAAACTGTTCTATCACATGTATCTAAAAGTGTATCAAAGATTAGTTCTCGCCAGTTGCACCTCATTAATATTATCTTGAGACGTGTAATACTAGCAGAGCTCAAGGCTGATCAAATCAACAGCAAACTACAGAACTTAGAAGGAATTTATGGCTCTGAAGAGGAGCAACTTACCGTATGGATGGAGTTGCTTTTGAACAGTGAAAAAGAACTCCGTGAAAGACTTGTGGGTTTCAGTTTCTCTGCTTTTATAAGTCTTGGTGCTTATGCGACCTCAACTTGTTCTCAAACTGTGTATTGGTGCCCTGATGGAATTGCACAAATGGAGCAGTGGGTTGCACATAACCATGAACATGTAAGAGATCAACTAAAAGTCCTTGCATCAGAAGTTGCAGGAAGTGACAGAAG GAGCCACCCCAGTAAATATGTAGAAGAAGAGCAGTGTACCTATTGCACAGCATCAGTGCCTTTTGATTCCCCAGAAGTTGCGGTTTGCCGAGGTCTGGAAAGCAGTGATGGAGATAATCAGAAACACAAATTAGTAAGATGTTCTGTATCCATGCAGGTTTGCCCTGCAACTCCTCTATGGTTTTGCAAATGTTGTCAGAGATGGACTTCCAAACTGGCCGCAGAGTCTTTATTTACAATGCCTAGATATCCCGATGATTTCAAATCTTTAATAGAATCTTCTGTTCAAGAAGAAACTCCAAAACCCTTTTGTCCCCTTTGTGGGATACTTCTACAGAGATTACAACCAGAATTTTTACTCTCCCCATCACCAGTATAA
- the LOC102610145 gene encoding uncharacterized protein LOC102610145 isoform X5, protein MTTLQLLTLGNHTFLLQNFLKRKHQSMNLLMICQTLYQERSVNVEESTHLVNGRSSKDSDVGSCLSIEMARIVDFTSNKMKDSNTHPTVAASKSKGNSITKIPSNCCLPLITADQYASRSAMLHSLAVAWSPVLRLSSKKYPVPQNGSSNWFSILAVGGRSGKVSLWRICVPKCYSVEDCKVPTTAVLIGLFQAHNSWITSISLAVLSSDSSNPQVLLVTGSSDGSVRIWDGYIQELQKSAEAHCVPFSLLKEVVTVNTVPISVLSLILPVQSPRLMLLAVGKGSGSFDLWKCDISCNKFDKVGSYNAHDQVVTGLAWAFDGCCLYSCSQDNFVRSWIFHGNSLSEVSIPTNTPGLQSCTDLPDAFVSCLGMAVSPGNLVVAMVRNFDLDALDHMYQARAQRSAIEFFWIGGQQLDVLSNTFPKYGHEACPDFSEKELSVWESNILWSLQQYEDLHKPLVVWDLIGALLAFKRSIPQYVECTLLKWLSSLYLGSLSSLYLGSHVGLSMKTVLSHVSKSVSKISSRQLHLINIILRRVILAELKADQINSKLQNLEGIYGSEEEQLTVWMELLLNSEKELRERLVGFSFSAFISLGAYATSTCSQTVYWCPDGIAQMEQWVAHNHEHVRDQLKVLASEVAGSDRRSHPSKYVEEEQCTYCTASVPFDSPEVAVCRGLESSDGDNQKHKLVRCSVSMQVCPATPLWFCKCCQRWTSKLAAESLFTMPRYPDDFKSLIESSVQEETPKPFCPLCGILLQRLQPEFLLSPSPV, encoded by the exons ATGACTACCTTGCAATTATTAACTTTGGGGAACCACACATTTCTTCTGCAGAATTTCCTGAA GAGAAAACACCAGAGCATgaacctattgatgatttgcCAAACTCTGTACCAAGAAAGGAGCGTAAACGTAGAAGAGTCAACACATCTAGT TAATGGTAGAAGTAGCAAGGATTCTGATGTTGGCTCTTGCCTTTCCATTGAAATGGCCAGG aTTGTTGACTTTACATCTAATAAGATGAAAGACAGTAATACTCATCCAACAGTTGCTGCATCTAAATCTAAAGGAAATTCTATCACCAAGATACCAAGTAATTGCTGTCTCCCACTGATAACCGCTGATCAGTATGCCTCTCGCAGTGCAATGTTGCATTCCCTCGCTGTTGCCTGGTCTCCTGTGCTCAGATTATCATCCAAAAAATATCCAGTTCCTCAAAATGGTTCCTCCAACTGGTTCTCAATTCTAGCTGTTGGTGGGAGGTCTGGCAAAGTTTCATTATGGAGAATTTGTGTTCCAAAATGCTATTCGGTCGAGGACTGCAAGGTTCCTACAACAGCAGTGCTCATTGGGCTATTTCAGGCTCATAATTCTTGGATCACTTCCATCAGTTTAGCAGTGCTTTCGTCTGATTCTTCAAATCCTCAAGTTTTATTGGTTACTGGGAGCTCTGATGGAAG tGTGAGGATCTGGGATGGATATATTCAGGAGTTGCAGAAGTCAGCAGAAGCTCACTGTGTTCCATTTTCCCTTTTGAAGGAG GTTGTAACTGTTAATACTGTCCCAATCTCGGTTCTGTCACTCATTTTACCTGTCCAGTCCCCTCGTCTAATGCTCTTAGCAGTTGGCAAAGGATCTGGATCTTTTGATTTGTGGAAATGTGACATAAGTTGTaacaaatttgataaagttGGCTCATACAATGCCCATGATCAAGTT GTTACAGGTTTAGCTTGGGCTTTTGATGGATGTTGTCTCTACAGCTGCAGTCAG GATAATTTTGTGCGTAGCTGGATTTTTCATGGGAATTCTCTCTCTGAAGTATCGATTCCCACAAACACTCCTGGTCTGCAGAGCTGCACTGAT CTTCCAGATGCATTTGTCTCTTGTCTTGGCATGGCCGTGTCTCCTGGAAATCTTGTTGTTGCTATG GTCCGCAATTTCGATCTGGATGCATTAGATCACATGTACCAGGCAAG GGCTCAGAGATCAGCTATTGAGTTCTTCTGGATTGGTGGGCAACAATTAGATGTTTTGTCAAATACTTTTCCAAAGTATGGTCACGAAGCTTGCCCTGATTTTTCCGAGAAGGAATTGTCTGTTTGGGAGTCCAATATTTTGTGGTCTTTGCAACAATATGAAGATTTGCATAAGCCTTTGGTTGTTTGGGATCTTATTGGAGCATTATTGGCCTTCAAAAGGTCTATACCACAATATGTTGAATGTACACTACTTAAGTGGCTCTCATCATTGTATCTAGGATCACTCTCTTCATTATATTTGGGATCACATGTTGGCCTTTCTATGAAAACTGTTCTATCACATGTATCTAAAAGTGTATCAAAGATTAGTTCTCGCCAGTTGCACCTCATTAATATTATCTTGAGACGTGTAATACTAGCAGAGCTCAAGGCTGATCAAATCAACAGCAAACTACAGAACTTAGAAGGAATTTATGGCTCTGAAGAGGAGCAACTTACCGTATGGATGGAGTTGCTTTTGAACAGTGAAAAAGAACTCCGTGAAAGACTTGTGGGTTTCAGTTTCTCTGCTTTTATAAGTCTTGGTGCTTATGCGACCTCAACTTGTTCTCAAACTGTGTATTGGTGCCCTGATGGAATTGCACAAATGGAGCAGTGGGTTGCACATAACCATGAACATGTAAGAGATCAACTAAAAGTCCTTGCATCAGAAGTTGCAGGAAGTGACAGAAG GAGCCACCCCAGTAAATATGTAGAAGAAGAGCAGTGTACCTATTGCACAGCATCAGTGCCTTTTGATTCCCCAGAAGTTGCGGTTTGCCGAGGTCTGGAAAGCAGTGATGGAGATAATCAGAAACACAAATTAGTAAGATGTTCTGTATCCATGCAGGTTTGCCCTGCAACTCCTCTATGGTTTTGCAAATGTTGTCAGAGATGGACTTCCAAACTGGCCGCAGAGTCTTTATTTACAATGCCTAGATATCCCGATGATTTCAAATCTTTAATAGAATCTTCTGTTCAAGAAGAAACTCCAAAACCCTTTTGTCCCCTTTGTGGGATACTTCTACAGAGATTACAACCAGAATTTTTACTCTCCCCATCACCAGTATAA
- the LOC102610145 gene encoding uncharacterized protein LOC102610145 isoform X3: MASNSGCLLAVCTTEGHVKIYRPPFCDFGAEWIEVVDISDRLYDYLAIINFGEPHISSAEFPEEKTPEHEPIDDLPNSVPRKERKRRRVNTSSVINGRSSKDSDVGSCLSIEMARIVDFTSNKMKDSNTHPTVAASKSKGNSITKIPSNCCLPLITADQYASRSAMLHSLAVAWSPVLRLSSKKYPVPQNGSSNWFSILAVGGRSGKVSLWRICVPKCYSVEDCKVPTTAVLIGLFQAHNSWITSISLAVLSSDSSNPQVLLVTGSSDGSVRIWDGYIQELQKSAEAHCVPFSLLKEVVTVNTVPISVLSLILPVQSPRLMLLAVGKGSGSFDLWKCDISCNKFDKVGSYNAHDQVVTGLAWAFDGCCLYSCSQDNFVRSWIFHGNSLSEVSIPTNTPGLQSCTDLPDAFVSCLGMAVSPGNLVVAMVRNFDLDALDHMYQARAQRSAIEFFWIGGQQLDVLSNTFPKYGHEACPDFSEKELSVWESNILWSLQQYEDLHKPLVVWDLIGALLAFKRSIPQYVECTLLKWLSSLYLGSLSSLYLGSHVGLSMKTVLSHVSKSVSKISSRQLHLINIILRRVILAELKADQINSKLQNLEGIYGSEEEQLTVWMELLLNSEKELRERLVGFSFSAFISLGAYATSTCSQTVYWCPDGIAQMEQWVAHNHEHVRDQLKVLASEVAGSDRRSHPSKYVEEEQCTYCTASVPFDSPEVAVCRGLESSDGDNQKHKLVRCSVSMQVCPATPLWFCKCCQRWTSKLAAESLFTMPRYPDDFKSLIESSVQEETPKPFCPLCGILLQRLQPEFLLSPSPV; the protein is encoded by the exons ATGGCCTCTAACTCAGG GTGCTTGTTAGCTGTTTGCACAACAGAAGGACATGTGAAGATTTATCGCCCTCCATTTTGTGATTTTGGGGCTGAGTGGATTGAG GTCGTAGATATATCGGATAGACTTTATGACTACCTTGCAATTATTAACTTTGGGGAACCACACATTTCTTCTGCAGAATTTCCTGAA GAGAAAACACCAGAGCATgaacctattgatgatttgcCAAACTCTGTACCAAGAAAGGAGCGTAAACGTAGAAGAGTCAACACATCTAGTGTAAT TAATGGTAGAAGTAGCAAGGATTCTGATGTTGGCTCTTGCCTTTCCATTGAAATGGCCAGG aTTGTTGACTTTACATCTAATAAGATGAAAGACAGTAATACTCATCCAACAGTTGCTGCATCTAAATCTAAAGGAAATTCTATCACCAAGATACCAAGTAATTGCTGTCTCCCACTGATAACCGCTGATCAGTATGCCTCTCGCAGTGCAATGTTGCATTCCCTCGCTGTTGCCTGGTCTCCTGTGCTCAGATTATCATCCAAAAAATATCCAGTTCCTCAAAATGGTTCCTCCAACTGGTTCTCAATTCTAGCTGTTGGTGGGAGGTCTGGCAAAGTTTCATTATGGAGAATTTGTGTTCCAAAATGCTATTCGGTCGAGGACTGCAAGGTTCCTACAACAGCAGTGCTCATTGGGCTATTTCAGGCTCATAATTCTTGGATCACTTCCATCAGTTTAGCAGTGCTTTCGTCTGATTCTTCAAATCCTCAAGTTTTATTGGTTACTGGGAGCTCTGATGGAAG tGTGAGGATCTGGGATGGATATATTCAGGAGTTGCAGAAGTCAGCAGAAGCTCACTGTGTTCCATTTTCCCTTTTGAAGGAG GTTGTAACTGTTAATACTGTCCCAATCTCGGTTCTGTCACTCATTTTACCTGTCCAGTCCCCTCGTCTAATGCTCTTAGCAGTTGGCAAAGGATCTGGATCTTTTGATTTGTGGAAATGTGACATAAGTTGTaacaaatttgataaagttGGCTCATACAATGCCCATGATCAAGTT GTTACAGGTTTAGCTTGGGCTTTTGATGGATGTTGTCTCTACAGCTGCAGTCAG GATAATTTTGTGCGTAGCTGGATTTTTCATGGGAATTCTCTCTCTGAAGTATCGATTCCCACAAACACTCCTGGTCTGCAGAGCTGCACTGAT CTTCCAGATGCATTTGTCTCTTGTCTTGGCATGGCCGTGTCTCCTGGAAATCTTGTTGTTGCTATG GTCCGCAATTTCGATCTGGATGCATTAGATCACATGTACCAGGCAAG GGCTCAGAGATCAGCTATTGAGTTCTTCTGGATTGGTGGGCAACAATTAGATGTTTTGTCAAATACTTTTCCAAAGTATGGTCACGAAGCTTGCCCTGATTTTTCCGAGAAGGAATTGTCTGTTTGGGAGTCCAATATTTTGTGGTCTTTGCAACAATATGAAGATTTGCATAAGCCTTTGGTTGTTTGGGATCTTATTGGAGCATTATTGGCCTTCAAAAGGTCTATACCACAATATGTTGAATGTACACTACTTAAGTGGCTCTCATCATTGTATCTAGGATCACTCTCTTCATTATATTTGGGATCACATGTTGGCCTTTCTATGAAAACTGTTCTATCACATGTATCTAAAAGTGTATCAAAGATTAGTTCTCGCCAGTTGCACCTCATTAATATTATCTTGAGACGTGTAATACTAGCAGAGCTCAAGGCTGATCAAATCAACAGCAAACTACAGAACTTAGAAGGAATTTATGGCTCTGAAGAGGAGCAACTTACCGTATGGATGGAGTTGCTTTTGAACAGTGAAAAAGAACTCCGTGAAAGACTTGTGGGTTTCAGTTTCTCTGCTTTTATAAGTCTTGGTGCTTATGCGACCTCAACTTGTTCTCAAACTGTGTATTGGTGCCCTGATGGAATTGCACAAATGGAGCAGTGGGTTGCACATAACCATGAACATGTAAGAGATCAACTAAAAGTCCTTGCATCAGAAGTTGCAGGAAGTGACAGAAG GAGCCACCCCAGTAAATATGTAGAAGAAGAGCAGTGTACCTATTGCACAGCATCAGTGCCTTTTGATTCCCCAGAAGTTGCGGTTTGCCGAGGTCTGGAAAGCAGTGATGGAGATAATCAGAAACACAAATTAGTAAGATGTTCTGTATCCATGCAGGTTTGCCCTGCAACTCCTCTATGGTTTTGCAAATGTTGTCAGAGATGGACTTCCAAACTGGCCGCAGAGTCTTTATTTACAATGCCTAGATATCCCGATGATTTCAAATCTTTAATAGAATCTTCTGTTCAAGAAGAAACTCCAAAACCCTTTTGTCCCCTTTGTGGGATACTTCTACAGAGATTACAACCAGAATTTTTACTCTCCCCATCACCAGTATAA
- the LOC102610145 gene encoding uncharacterized protein LOC102610145 isoform X6 → MTTLQLLTLGNHTFLLQNFLNNGRSSKDSDVGSCLSIEMARIVDFTSNKMKDSNTHPTVAASKSKGNSITKIPSNCCLPLITADQYASRSAMLHSLAVAWSPVLRLSSKKYPVPQNGSSNWFSILAVGGRSGKVSLWRICVPKCYSVEDCKVPTTAVLIGLFQAHNSWITSISLAVLSSDSSNPQVLLVTGSSDGSVRIWDGYIQELQKSAEAHCVPFSLLKEVVTVNTVPISVLSLILPVQSPRLMLLAVGKGSGSFDLWKCDISCNKFDKVGSYNAHDQVVTGLAWAFDGCCLYSCSQDNFVRSWIFHGNSLSEVSIPTNTPGLQSCTDLPDAFVSCLGMAVSPGNLVVAMVRNFDLDALDHMYQARAQRSAIEFFWIGGQQLDVLSNTFPKYGHEACPDFSEKELSVWESNILWSLQQYEDLHKPLVVWDLIGALLAFKRSIPQYVECTLLKWLSSLYLGSLSSLYLGSHVGLSMKTVLSHVSKSVSKISSRQLHLINIILRRVILAELKADQINSKLQNLEGIYGSEEEQLTVWMELLLNSEKELRERLVGFSFSAFISLGAYATSTCSQTVYWCPDGIAQMEQWVAHNHEHVRDQLKVLASEVAGSDRRSHPSKYVEEEQCTYCTASVPFDSPEVAVCRGLESSDGDNQKHKLVRCSVSMQVCPATPLWFCKCCQRWTSKLAAESLFTMPRYPDDFKSLIESSVQEETPKPFCPLCGILLQRLQPEFLLSPSPV, encoded by the exons ATGACTACCTTGCAATTATTAACTTTGGGGAACCACACATTTCTTCTGCAGAATTTCCTGAA TAATGGTAGAAGTAGCAAGGATTCTGATGTTGGCTCTTGCCTTTCCATTGAAATGGCCAGG aTTGTTGACTTTACATCTAATAAGATGAAAGACAGTAATACTCATCCAACAGTTGCTGCATCTAAATCTAAAGGAAATTCTATCACCAAGATACCAAGTAATTGCTGTCTCCCACTGATAACCGCTGATCAGTATGCCTCTCGCAGTGCAATGTTGCATTCCCTCGCTGTTGCCTGGTCTCCTGTGCTCAGATTATCATCCAAAAAATATCCAGTTCCTCAAAATGGTTCCTCCAACTGGTTCTCAATTCTAGCTGTTGGTGGGAGGTCTGGCAAAGTTTCATTATGGAGAATTTGTGTTCCAAAATGCTATTCGGTCGAGGACTGCAAGGTTCCTACAACAGCAGTGCTCATTGGGCTATTTCAGGCTCATAATTCTTGGATCACTTCCATCAGTTTAGCAGTGCTTTCGTCTGATTCTTCAAATCCTCAAGTTTTATTGGTTACTGGGAGCTCTGATGGAAG tGTGAGGATCTGGGATGGATATATTCAGGAGTTGCAGAAGTCAGCAGAAGCTCACTGTGTTCCATTTTCCCTTTTGAAGGAG GTTGTAACTGTTAATACTGTCCCAATCTCGGTTCTGTCACTCATTTTACCTGTCCAGTCCCCTCGTCTAATGCTCTTAGCAGTTGGCAAAGGATCTGGATCTTTTGATTTGTGGAAATGTGACATAAGTTGTaacaaatttgataaagttGGCTCATACAATGCCCATGATCAAGTT GTTACAGGTTTAGCTTGGGCTTTTGATGGATGTTGTCTCTACAGCTGCAGTCAG GATAATTTTGTGCGTAGCTGGATTTTTCATGGGAATTCTCTCTCTGAAGTATCGATTCCCACAAACACTCCTGGTCTGCAGAGCTGCACTGAT CTTCCAGATGCATTTGTCTCTTGTCTTGGCATGGCCGTGTCTCCTGGAAATCTTGTTGTTGCTATG GTCCGCAATTTCGATCTGGATGCATTAGATCACATGTACCAGGCAAG GGCTCAGAGATCAGCTATTGAGTTCTTCTGGATTGGTGGGCAACAATTAGATGTTTTGTCAAATACTTTTCCAAAGTATGGTCACGAAGCTTGCCCTGATTTTTCCGAGAAGGAATTGTCTGTTTGGGAGTCCAATATTTTGTGGTCTTTGCAACAATATGAAGATTTGCATAAGCCTTTGGTTGTTTGGGATCTTATTGGAGCATTATTGGCCTTCAAAAGGTCTATACCACAATATGTTGAATGTACACTACTTAAGTGGCTCTCATCATTGTATCTAGGATCACTCTCTTCATTATATTTGGGATCACATGTTGGCCTTTCTATGAAAACTGTTCTATCACATGTATCTAAAAGTGTATCAAAGATTAGTTCTCGCCAGTTGCACCTCATTAATATTATCTTGAGACGTGTAATACTAGCAGAGCTCAAGGCTGATCAAATCAACAGCAAACTACAGAACTTAGAAGGAATTTATGGCTCTGAAGAGGAGCAACTTACCGTATGGATGGAGTTGCTTTTGAACAGTGAAAAAGAACTCCGTGAAAGACTTGTGGGTTTCAGTTTCTCTGCTTTTATAAGTCTTGGTGCTTATGCGACCTCAACTTGTTCTCAAACTGTGTATTGGTGCCCTGATGGAATTGCACAAATGGAGCAGTGGGTTGCACATAACCATGAACATGTAAGAGATCAACTAAAAGTCCTTGCATCAGAAGTTGCAGGAAGTGACAGAAG GAGCCACCCCAGTAAATATGTAGAAGAAGAGCAGTGTACCTATTGCACAGCATCAGTGCCTTTTGATTCCCCAGAAGTTGCGGTTTGCCGAGGTCTGGAAAGCAGTGATGGAGATAATCAGAAACACAAATTAGTAAGATGTTCTGTATCCATGCAGGTTTGCCCTGCAACTCCTCTATGGTTTTGCAAATGTTGTCAGAGATGGACTTCCAAACTGGCCGCAGAGTCTTTATTTACAATGCCTAGATATCCCGATGATTTCAAATCTTTAATAGAATCTTCTGTTCAAGAAGAAACTCCAAAACCCTTTTGTCCCCTTTGTGGGATACTTCTACAGAGATTACAACCAGAATTTTTACTCTCCCCATCACCAGTATAA